In the genome of Indioceanicola profundi, the window GCTCCGGCAGCACCTCGCCGACTTCGTCGCAGCCTACAACTTTGGCCGGCGCCTCAAGACGCTAAAGGGCCTTACGCCTTACGAGTTCATCTGCAAACAGTGGATTGCCGAGCCAGAACGCTTCATCCTCAACCCGCTCCACCAAATGCCGGGACCAAACATCTAGATACTCCGGGAATCGCAACGGTCCGCCGACGGCTGCGGGAAGTGGCGCCGGAACTCTGGGTCCGGGCCCGTAATGGCGATAAGATTGCAAATTACTACAGTTGCGGATGATAATTGGATGTGATTCCCTTCTTCCGGTTGGCTTCTTGGGAGGGGGCGATGGGTGTGGGGGCATGGTCTGGAGCGCTGCTGGGCTGGGAGGCGGAACTCGATCGGCTGAGCGCCCATATGGCGCCGGTGTTCCGGCGTTCTGAGCTGCGTGAGACGGCTGCGCTGTTCGTGGCGGGGCTGCTGTCGGGCGTTGCGCGCAAGACCGGCTGGCTGATGGCGGAACAGGCGGGTCTGTCGCAGCCCTACCGCATGCAGTCCCTGCTCGGGCGCAGCCGCTGGGACGCGGACGCCCTGCGTGACCGGGTGCGGGATTATGTGGCCGCGGCCCTTGGCGATGTTGACGGCGTGCTGGTGGTTGACGAAACCGGGTTCCTCAAGAAGGGCCGGCACTCCGTCGGCGTGGCGCGGCAGTACTCCGGCACGGCGGGACGGATCGAAAACTGCCAGGTCGGCGTCTTCTTGGCCTACGCCAGCCGCTACGGGCAGGCGCTGATCGACCGGCGGCTCTACCTGCCCAAGGAATGGGCCGAGGACTTCGACCTCCGGGCCGCGGCCCAGGTGCCCGAGTCTGTCGCCTTCTCCACCAAACCTAAAATCGCCGCGGATCTCATCACGGCCGCCTTGGATTCAGGCTTGCCCTGTGCCTGGGTGCTGGCGGATTCCCTGTATGGTTCCGACTCCTACTTGCGCCGTCTCCTGGAGGGCCGCGGCCAGCCCTATGTGCTCGCCGTACGCTCCACCCATGCGCTGCGTTTCGTGGAGGACGGGCAACTTATCCAGACCGATCCGGAAACCCTGGCAGATGGTCTGCCGCCTGACGCTTGGACTGCCCTGCCGGCAGGCGAGGGCTCCAAGGGCCTGCGCCTCTATGACTGGGCCCGCATCCCGCTCGGCTGGGCCCATGGTCCTGAATTCGAGCGCTGGGTTCTGGTCCGGCGCAGCCGCCAGAACCCGTCCGAGCGCGCCTACTACTTTGTCTTCTCGCCGGCTGGAACCGGCTTGGCCGAACTCGCCGGGGCGGCGGGGCTGCGCTGGACAATCGAGGAATGCTTCCAGCGCGCCAAGGAGGAGCTCGGGCTGGATCACTGTGAGGCGCGCTCCTGGCACGGCTGGCACCGCCATATGACCCTCTGCATGGCCGCGGCTGCATTCCTGGCCCGGCTGTCCGCCGAGTTGCGCCGGTCCACCTGGAACAAAGCGAACGAAAGGAGTCCGCCAAAGTCAGTTGCCGCGTGAGCCTGCGCCCGGCACTCCTTCCATCCGTGCCCGAGATCCGCTACCTGCTCGCCCGGCTGCTCCTGAAGCCGCGCACCGCCCGAGCATTCATCCTTGCGTGGTCACGCTGGCGACGGCGACATCAGGCTGCTGCCGAGCATGCTCATTACCGCAAACGCCACTATCCGCAACTGTAGTACAAATGATCTTTTCCGCCCACACGGAAACCCGATCCAGGCCGACGGTCCTCTGGCCCTGGTTCAAATGGATCACATGCGCCTCGACATTGAGGTCGTCGAGGATACCGCCGATCGTGAGCCTATGGGCAAGCCCTGGCTGACGGTTGCCATCGACGTCTACAGCCGGGCCGTGCTGGGTTTTTATCTCTCGATCCTCGATCCGAACTGAACCGCTCCGGGTTTGCCGGAGGCTCCAACTCTTGAGAGGATGGAGCGATGAGCAAGAAGCCCCCGCCGAAATATGCCCCTGAAGTGCGCGCGCGTGCCGTACGGATGGTGCTGGATCATCAAGGTGAATACGGCTCGCAATGGGAGGCGATCAACTCGATTGCCGGAAAGATTGGCTGCACGGCGGAGACGCTGCGCGGTTGGATACGCCAGGCTGAACGCGACGAAGGCCTACGGGCAGGCCCGAGCTCGGCGGAACAGGAGCGGATCAAGCAGCTGGAGCGGGAGAACCGGGAGCTGCGGCAGGCCAACGAGATCCTGCGTAAGGCCTCGGCCTATTTCGCCCAGGCGGAGCTCGACCGCCGGTTCAAGCCATGATCGCCTTCATCGACGATCATCGTGAGGTCTATGGGGTCGAGCCGATCTGCCAAGTCCTGGCGATCGCCCCGTCAACCTACCACGCCCATGCTGCCCGCCGCAGGGACCCCAGTCGGCGATCGGCCAGGGCGCTGCGCGACAGCAGGCTCTGCCAGGATATCCGGCGGGTCTGGGAGGAGAACTTCCAGGTCTACGGGGTGCGCAAGGTCTGGCGGCAGCTGACGCGGGACGGCATTGAGGTCGCCCGGTGCACGGTGGCCCGGCTCATGCGCCAGATGGGGATAAAGGGCGTGGTCCGCGGCAAGCCGCTGCGCACCACGATCAGCGACCGTGCGGCGCCATGTCCGCTCGATCGGGTGGGCCGGGATTTCCAGGCGCCCCGCCCGAATGCCTTGTGGGTGGCAGATTTCACCTACGTCGCGACTTGGCAGGGCTTCGTCTACGCGGCCTTCGTCATCGACACCTTTGCCCGCCGGATCGTCGGCTGGCGGGTGTCGCGCACCGCTCATGCCGGCTTCGTGCTGGATGCCCTGGAGCAGGCGCTCCACGACCGCCGGCCAGCCAAGGGCAGCGGTCTCATTCACCATAGCGATCGCGGGTCGCAATACGTCGCCATAAGGTACACCGAGCGTCTTACCGAGGCTGGCGTCGAGCCCTCCGTGGGCAGCGTCGGTGATTCCTACGACAATGCTTTGGCTGAGACGATCAATGGCCTCTACAAAACCGAGGTGATCCGGCGCTGCGGTCCATGGCGTACCCTGGAAGCCGTCGAGTTCGCCACCCTGGAATGGGTGGACTGGTTCAACAACCGGCGTCTGCTCGAACCTATCGGCAACATCCCTCCCGCCGAGGCCGAAGCGCGCTATTATGCCCAAATCGAGGACGTCGCCATGGCAGCGTGACTCAAATAAATCGGCCTCCGGGAAACCCGGCGCGGTTCAGAACTGCGCCAGCACAGGCTTCTGTCTCGCCCGCAGCCTGCTGCCGAAGGATCGCTGGTTGGCTCTGATTGGCGTCAAGGCCGACTGGCCCTTTCACGGGGTGATGCGGATTCTGCACACGGACAATGGAGCGGATTTCCATTCCAAGACGCTGGAGCGGGCCTGCAGTTTGCTCGGCATCGAGCAGCATTTCCGCAAGCCGGGAGCGCCCCAACATGGCGCCCATATTGAACGCCTGCTGGGAACGTTTGCGCAGGAAATTCACACCCTGCCGGGCACCACGTTCCGATCGCCCCAGGCACGTGGGGATTACGACAGTGCGGCAATGGCCACCTACACCATTCCCGAACTGGAGACCTACATCGCGATCTACATTGCCAAGATCTACCACCACGCCCGGCACTCCGAAATCGGTCTCCCACCTTACAGCATGTACCTGCAAGCCGAGCCCTGGCGGTCTCCGGTTCCGCTCCCCGACGAGCGGACGATGCGGATATCCCTGCTTCCGTTCAAGCGGATCAAAACCGTACAGGAGTACGGGATCCAGCTATTCAATCAGCGCTTCTATGCCCATGTGCTCCGCCGCTGGATCGGGGTCCGCCCGCCGGATGGTTTCGTGGTCTGCCATGACCCTCGCGATCTGAACCAAGTCTACTTCCATGATCCCGAGTTGGGGCAGTATTTCGACATTCCCCGACGCAACCTGCGGCAGGCTGCGCCATCGCTCAAGATCGTCCAGGGAACGGCCAGGAAGATTAGACCCAAGGGTTCACGCATTGATCCTGGGCGTCTGTCCGAGGCGCTGAACGAACTCGATGCGCTTACCGCCCAATCACAGGCCAAGACACGCCGGGCGCGTCGTGCCCGCGCCTCAACACATAAGCCGGCGGACACCGTCATTCCTGCCGCCCGCGCACCCCTTCCAAAATCCAGGCCGGTCATTGATCTCGTGCCGGCTGATGACGAGGGACCGTTAGCCCCGTTCCCGACGGAACTCTGGATTCCCAGGAGCTGAGTCCACCATGCCGAGCGCGGCGGTCCGTTCCCACCTCAACCCGGACGTTGCCACATGGCTGGACCTTTCCGATCGGGACCGCATTCTTCGCCTGCATGCCGCCCAGACGGAATGGTTCATCGCTTATCCTAAGGCTGTCGAGGCATTACGCCGGATCGACACCATCATTGCCACGCCACCATCGAACCGGCCACGGAACCTGCTGATCTTTGGGGAGCCGAGTATCGGCAAAACCCAGATCATCAAGGCCGCCCTGCGCGCCCATCCGCCCACGCATGATGGACAAAGCCGCTGGCCCATCCTCTTTATCGATGCGCCTCCGGTGCCGACTGAAGCCTCTCTCTATGACGAGATCCTGAGCGTCCTGAATGTCCCGTTCCGCCATACGGCCCGTACGGGGGACAAGAAGAACCAGGTTTTCTCGGTGCTAGCAGAGCTGAAGGTGCGGATCATCATCATTGATGAGCTGCACAATATGCTCACCCATCGCCCCGCCCGGCAGCGTGACTTCTTGACCGTGCTCAAGCACATGGGCAACCGCCTCGGCATTTCGTTCATTGCGGCCGGCACGCCGGATGCTGTCGTTGCCCTACAGTCGGACAGGCAGATGAGCTCGCGGTTCTTCTTTTTGCCTTTGCCGGTCTGGCGCTTCGGGCGCGAGTTCCGCCAGCTCCTGGCCGGGTTCGAATTGCTGCTGCCGCTGAAACAGCCATCCCTTCTCTCCGAAGCGGGGCTTGCTGCCCGGCTGCACGAACTTTCAGAAGGTCGCCTTGGGGAACTGGCAATCCTGCTGGTGGAGGCCACGACGATGGCAATTGAGGAGGGGGGCGAGATCATTGATCACGACCTCCTCCGGCGACTTGATTGGGTAGCTCCTTCCGTGCGCCTGCTGGAGGCGGAGCGCCAGCTGGGAAGCCCCCTCGGGGTCCTTTGAAAAAAAGTCTTCCGTCACCTGACATCAAGTCTGATCGGAATTCGTCAGCTGACACCATGTGTGATTCTTGCTGACATCATGTATGGGCAGAAAACAGCAGTTTTCCGGCTATCCCCTGACATCATGTATGATTCTTCACAAACAGTGTGAACGCTTGTCGCTGTGCAGCGGTTCTGTAGAAAAGCGGGAATCCGGGGCTTTCCGGGGCGCAGTGCCCCCCGTTTTGGTCCCCTGATCTGTAGAAAAGTGCCCCGTTCAGTAGAAAAGTTCGTTTGAGCTGCCTTGCTGTCGGCAGGGAGCTGCTGCCAAAAGTCCGGTGAGGAAAGCCAACAGACATGCGTCAAGCCATTGGCCGTGCGCGTGTTTCACTCTTCTGGTTTCAGCACAGCATGGGCCGTCGCCTGTCGCATGCAGCCCGTTGGAGCTGGCGTTTCGTGGCTTTTCCCGTTCTCTCTCTGCCTGGGATTTCGCCGATCTTCGGCACCGGTCGGCTCGGGCTGAGCACGGTCCGGATCCGCCGGTCCGGGGCATGCATCCATGTTCATCCGGGTGGATAAGCCTGACTGATATTCTGTACAAGAGGGCCGGGAGGACGCCTCGCCGTCCGAAAACCACAGGATCGCCCATGGCCCTCATCGCCTACGCCCGCGTCTCGACCGAAGACCAGTCCACAGGTTCGCAGCTGCTCGCCCTCAAGCAGGCCGGGTGCTCCCGGATCTTCGAGGAGCATGCCTCGGGCGGCGACCGCGACCGGCCCGTGCTGGCCAAGGTCCTGGCCAGCCTGAAGAAGGGCGATACGCTGGTGGTGGCCCGCATCGACCGGCTGGCACGCTCGCTGTTTCACCTGCTGGAGGTGATTGACGGGCTGGAGCAGCGCGGTATCGCCTTCAAGTCACTGGGCGACCCGATCGACACCACCAGCCCGCAAGGGCGTTTTGCCCTGCAGGTCCTGGGTGCTGCGGCCGAGTTGGAGCGGGCCCTGATCCGGGAGCGCTCCATCGCCGGGCTCAAAGCGGCCGTGGCTAGGGGAAAGGCGCCCGGCAATCCGGGACTGCGCCGACGCGACCCCGCAGCATTGGAAAAGGTGCGGCAGGGGAGGGCGGTGGCCCGTGACGACCTCGTCATCGCCCACGCACAGGATTTCCTGCCAATGGTGGAGGCGCTTCGGCCGGCCGCCGCCTGGGATCAGGTGGTGCGCGCCTTGAATGCTTCGGGCCAGATCCGGCCGTGGGATCGCAAGCCGTGGACGCCCAATAGCCTGATCCGGGCTGTGCGCCGGCTGGCGGCGGCGGGTCTGGTCCGCCAGGACGTGCTCGCTGCGGCGCCCAAGCGTGTTGACAGTGACGACCTGGTGCTCATGGTGGCCGGCTTGGCGCGCTTGGACCCCGGCCTCACGCTGGACGGCATCGCGCGCCGGCTCCAGAGCATGGGGCAGCGCACGCCGCGCGGCGGTTTGCGCTGGAGCCGCTCATCGGTTAAGAACCTGCTGGACCGCGCTAAGGAGCAGGGGCTGGTGCGAGAGGCGGAGCCTGCATGAGGGGTGGTCCGCCGCCTCTGCGATGGAGCGGTGACACTCCTGTTGTGGAGGTTACCAAGTCGACCGGACCCAGCACAGGCCTTCTCCGGTGCAGTTCACACGGGCGCTGCCACATTCTCCTTGTAGGCGGCTGCTGGCCAGGCTCTGCCAAGCCGTCCACATGTGGTGCTTGTCGGCGGTGGACGAAGAGCGAGGCTGGTCCGAGTCACGGCCGGGGGCCTTGGAGCGGCGGACCCCGACCTGATTGCCGACAGCCAGGGACCGCTCGCCGTCAGCTTGACGCCGCACAATTCTGGCCACCGCGGCCACGGCGCAGCTGTACAATTTGATGTGCCAGACTTGGCACATTACCGGAAGCGTGTTGGCAACAAGTGTAAACGCCCGGATCGTGTGTCGCCGCTAGGAAATTCGCCTCCCTCAACCCTCTCATTTGGCTGAGCACTAGCCTTGCCCCCCTGATCAGCTCTAGGCGAGGGCCTCGGATGAGGATGAGAGCTCCTCTTAAAAGCGCCAGATGACGATTCTAAATAGACACAGCAAGCGACCCTGAGAATAGAGGCAAAATTCTTTACCTCTCCACACTCTGATATAGCTTCATCATAGAGACTGATGACCAGCTGATTAAGACTCATCTGCTCTCGTTGGGCAATCTCGTCGAGCATCTTCCAGAAAATTTGTTCCAGGCGAACGCTGGTTACCATGCCCCTAAATCTGACGGATCGGGGTCGTGGGCGGTAGTAAGCGCGATGACCGTTTTTATAAACCTGACACATGGCGCCCCGCTGATGATTTGGTCAGAGGTGCCGAGCGCGATGTCGGGACATCAGACGAGCCGAGACGGCTGATGCCGTACAAGGTTAGCTTCCTGTAGAGCGTGCTGCGTGAAATACCAAGTACCTGCGCAGCATCGGATAAGTTGCCGCTGCATGACCGGATAACATCTTCAATGATCCGGCGTTCAGCAGTCTCTAGCGATCCACTTACAGGTTCCTGTAGGCACTGTGCACAGTTTCGAATCTCATCTGGCAGACAGTCTAGATCCGCACAGCCATCACTGGATAGCAGAATGGCTCGCTCCACGAGATTTCGTAGTTCACGCACGTTCCCAGGCCAATTATAAGCGCGCAACGCATCCATTGTCGCTGGCGCGAAGCGCACCGGGCTTCGTCCGTGCCGTTCCGCGATGTCCCGATTAAAATGATCTATCAAGACATCCAGATCGCCATTGCGTTCGCGCAGGGCGGGGACGCGGATACTTGTCACGCTCAGTCGGTGGTAGAGGTCCAGTCGGAATCGGCCAGCCTCCACTTCTGCCCGCAGATTGCGATTGGTCATGGCCAGCAGGCGGACAGAAACCCGCCGGGGCACATTATCACCGACCCGATAGATGATTCCCTCCTCAAGAACGCGCAGCAAGTAAGGCTGGAGGTCGAGTTGCAGCTCTCCGATCTCGTCCAAGCACAAAGTGCCGCCATGCGCTTGCTCAAACCGGCCGATGCGGCCCTCGTTGCTTGCGCCAGTGAATGCGCCCCGCACATATCCAAATAACTCGCTGGCGAGCATCTCCCTCGATACAGCGCCGCAATTGAAGGCTACGAAAGGGCCATTGGCAGTACAGCTGTTCCCGTGGATCGCTCGCGCGAAGAGCTCCTTTCCAACGCCCGTCTCACCTTCGATCAGGACAGGCACGTTCAGAGGTGCTAGACGGCGGGCTTGGGACGTCGCAGTTTGGATTGCTGGGCTGCTGCCAACAATACAGTTGAACTGGGACCGACCGGAATCCTTCTCATCGGTCAATGCTCGTGCCCGGACGGACACCTGGGGAGAGGAACGCAAGCTGCCGGGAATGACCAGCAACGTCCCCCGCTCGATCCCGTCGAGCGTCAGCGGTATTCTCCAGTCCGCCGGCACCTCGGGCAACGTCCGCCCGTTTCCATCTACATTGACCGCATTGCCAGGAGTTCCCAAATTGAGGATGCGGGTTCCACGGCTCAATGAGTCAGCTTCCGCGCCTAATTTTTTTTCCAGCAGGTGCTTGGCCTTGTGACTTACATAGATCACGCGCCCCTTCGCGTCCAAGGCGACCAAGCCGTCGTGGGCGTATTTCTGTCCGTACTCCAGGCAGCTTTCCATTAACCGCGTGCGTTCCTCCTCGGCCTGACAGGCCATCACCCATTCGATCCTGCGCGCGGCCATCACAGCCATCGCCAACAGCTGAGTGTCATAGATCTGCTTCAGGGTTGAAATGTCCAGCAATCCCGCGATGCTGCCATCCACCGGGTCGTGTATAGGGACGCCTGCGCAGTTCCAGCGCTTTATGCTTTGACAATAATGTTCTGTCGTTCGGATCAGCACAGGTTTGTCGAGTACGAGCGCCGTGCCGATCCCGTTTGTGCCGGTGGAACTCTCGTGCCAGTGGCCACCGTTCCAGAGTGAGATGTCTCGGCCAGCATGTGTGGTCCGCTGGTCTCCTGCCGCCTCAAGGATCACGCCATCGATATCGGCAATCAACATCAGCGAGCCTGTCCCCGCCAGCATGTTGGCTGCTTCCGCCAAGGTCGTCGCGGATGCTTGGAGCAGGTCACGGTTCCTCTGGCGCAGCAGTGCTGTCCGCTCCGCATCCAATTGCGGTGCTGCGGTGGTACAAACATCGACGGCTGAGCTGCGGCATCGATCCCATGAATTGGCGACGACATCCCGTACCGTCCCCTTGTCACACTGAATGCCAGAAACAAAATCCTCCCACGCCCGCATCGTGTTAGCTTCCACATCCGAAAGCTTACGGGCCAACGCCTCGGGCAGTTTCCGAGATTGGGAGAGCTTAGCCTCGTTTGTTCTTTTCAACGTGTCCTCCCGTTATCCCGATTCAAGAATAGCTACCGTCCGGCTTTAATCCGGCTAGGGGATGTCGTTGCATCCAGCGGCGCCTTTGTAATCGGTGTAGCTTTGTTCCTTTGCCGTGCCTCCACTATGGCTGTTCCAAACTGCGGCGCTTCGAAGCATAACTGATCTGGAATGGGACGTGGTAGTAGCCGGTTATTCAGAAGAATTCTCTGGTGGTAGTAGCCGATTGGGGTAGGCACCTCCCTCTGCTTCGTGTAGCGGACTCGCTGATCTAGCGCAGAGGTCGACCAAGTAAGCAACGGAGCGATAGACGATCCCGGAATGGTGCGACAAACCGATCTCGCAAGTGCGGCTCGTCGAGTAGCCGCCGACGTCCTGGGAAGGGACACTGGCTGGCAGATGCCGCAGGGCATGTGCATTCAGTTCCGGCAAGGTAAACCCCTTGTCCCCGGCGAAGCCACAGCAACCGACATCCGTTGGAATCACGACGCTGTCGCTGCAAGCTTCCGCCACGGCCCTTAATTGTTTTTCCAGCCCCATTCGGCGGCTCGAGCATGTTGTATGCAGGACGATTGGACCGTCAGCCCGGGTTATCTGAAGGCGGGGCAGGGCATAGTCATGCAGGAACTCTGTCACGTCCAGCAGCCTACTGCCACTGCCGGCCAACCGCTGCTTCAGCCGGAAGGCGCAGGGGCTGGTGTCCATCAGGATCGGCAGATTGCCAGCGGCAAACGCGGTCTCCAGTAGTCGGTCAGCCATCCTATTGCCGTTCTCGGCAAGGCCTTTGCTTTCCATAGGCATGCCGCAGCATAGATTGTCCAGCCCGTCGGGTAAGAGAAGACCGATGCCGGCCTTGGCTGCGATGGATCGAACAACGTCTGGCAGGGCCCGCATGTCCGGCTCTCCGGCCGAAGGTCCCATGGAGCGGCTAACGCAACTGGGAACGTAGATCAGCACTGGAGCCTGTCTATCGTCTCCCGGGTCGGTCGGGCAGGCCGCCGGAGTCGGCAAGCTTTTTGGGAGTAGTGGCAGGCGGCCACTAGAGATCCGCCGCATGGCCTTCGCTGCTGTCTGTACGCGCGCCGGCCCAGCCAACGCCTGCAGCCGGTCCAGCATTTTTAGGCCTGCACGCACCCCGTTCAGGAGAGGCGCCGGATGGTCGGCGGCGATGCGGGCGGCTTTCTGGGAAATGGGACCATGCCGCTGGCCACGCGCCTGCTTCATCAACAGGCCGGTCTCGATGCCGACAGGACAGACAGTGGCGCAGAGTCCGCAGGCGGCACAAGAGTCGATCGCCTGATAATCAAACAGCGACATGATTTCGGCGACATCCACACCCGCCGATCCGCACGATGCGATCTCCCGCTGTCCCACGATCCGCTGGCGCGGCGATAAGGTCAGCATGTGGGACGGGCAGGCAGGCTCGCAGAAGCCGCACTCAATACACATGTCGACCAGCTTATCCGCAGCCGGAAGCGGCTTGAGATGCTTGAGGTGGATCTCAGCATCTTCACTGAGGATCACTCCAGGGTTTAGCAGTCCGGCCGGATCCAGAAGCTCCTTGATCTCACGCATCAGCCGATACGCCTGCTCACCCCACTCCATTTCCACGAAAGGCGCCATGTTCCGGCCAGTCCCATGTTCTGCCTTCAGCGATCCGTCATACCGGCACACCACGAGCGCCGCGACATCGTCCATGAAGCGGGCATAGCGCTCCACCTCAGCTTCTGAACCGAAATCCTGTGTAAAGACAAAGTGCAGGTTGCCTTCCAAAGCGTGCCCGAAAATTATGGCTTCGTCGTAGCCATGGCTGGCGAAGAGCGTTTGCAGATCAACGGAAGCGCTGGCCAGCTGCTCCACAGGGACGGCAATATCTTCAATAATCACTGTTGTTCCGGGGCGCCGCATAGCGCCAACAGCGGGAAACAGCCCTTTGCGGATTTTCCACAAAGTATCGCAGGCTGCCGGATCGCGGCTGAACTCGACCGGAAAGATTGTGTCCGCCTTTGTCAGCAAGACGCCCAGCCGATCGATCTGCCCGCTAAGGGCAGCGTCATCCTCAGCCCGCGCTTCTATCAGCAGGGCAGTAGCCCCCGGGCCCAATTCTGTGATCGATGCCACTTGGCCAAGCTTATCCTGGACCGACCGTAACGCTGATCGGTCCATCAGCTCCACGGCGGCAGCGACGCCCGTCAGGGCCGCAGCGGCCCGGCAAGCAGCGGCAATATCATCAAAAAACAACATGGCGCTGGCCTTGTGCGCCAGGTCGGGTACGGTTGCCAGTGTGATGCCTGCGATAAAA includes:
- a CDS encoding FAD-binding and (Fe-S)-binding domain-containing protein, with amino-acid sequence MLPHPYADVLTELADLIPPTRLITDPLRTLAYGTDASFYRLVPKIVAVVESEAEVQHLLGIANRFATPVTFRAAGTSLSGQAVTSSILVLLGDGWNGCGIPPDAATITLQPGVIGAEANRRLASFGRRIGPDPASIATAKIGGIAANNASGMCCGTAQNTYHTLRSMRIVLSDGTLVDTGDPASRTAFAQTHAAMLAALDDIGKRTRADSTLSQRIAEKFRIKNTTGYSINALVDFSDPIDILQHLMVGSEGTLGFIAGITLATVPDLAHKASAMLFFDDIAAACRAAAALTGVAAAVELMDRSALRSVQDKLGQVASITELGPGATALLIEARAEDDAALSGQIDRLGVLLTKADTIFPVEFSRDPAACDTLWKIRKGLFPAVGAMRRPGTTVIIEDIAVPVEQLASASVDLQTLFASHGYDEAIIFGHALEGNLHFVFTQDFGSEAEVERYARFMDDVAALVVCRYDGSLKAEHGTGRNMAPFVEMEWGEQAYRLMREIKELLDPAGLLNPGVILSEDAEIHLKHLKPLPAADKLVDMCIECGFCEPACPSHMLTLSPRQRIVGQREIASCGSAGVDVAEIMSLFDYQAIDSCAACGLCATVCPVGIETGLLMKQARGQRHGPISQKAARIAADHPAPLLNGVRAGLKMLDRLQALAGPARVQTAAKAMRRISSGRLPLLPKSLPTPAACPTDPGDDRQAPVLIYVPSCVSRSMGPSAGEPDMRALPDVVRSIAAKAGIGLLLPDGLDNLCCGMPMESKGLAENGNRMADRLLETAFAAGNLPILMDTSPCAFRLKQRLAGSGSRLLDVTEFLHDYALPRLQITRADGPIVLHTTCSSRRMGLEKQLRAVAEACSDSVVIPTDVGCCGFAGDKGFTLPELNAHALRHLPASVPSQDVGGYSTSRTCEIGLSHHSGIVYRSVAYLVDLCARSASPLHEAEGGAYPNRLLPPENSSE